AGGGTGATGTAAGAAAAGATACCGAATTTGCACCAGGCCTAGTAACccacaggaaccaatcagatatttgcttttaaaattttcatgtttgtgtctaatcttaattttacacacttttttgcCACCATTTCTTGAATTTCTCACCCCCTTCTTACATTGTGCCCATCCTTTCCCCCTCCTTCATTCTCCCTGCTAAGCGTCTGTGCCCTTCTCATTCTATAATTGGGTTTCCGGCGCCTGGCTTCCTGTTGTTAGGGACCCACACACTTTATCCCGAGGTGAAAAGGAAGTTCATTAGGAAATGTGTGAGGAAAGTCAGGACACAAGGGAGGAGGGTAAGGGAGATAGAGAGGAGAGCGGTGAAAAATATAATAGTTGGCGCAGAGAGTCGGCATGATACGCCAGTGACTGGTACATTAGAAGGTTAGGCATCAGGTTAATAACAACATTAGATTAAGAGGATttctcattttaaagaaaaaagccCTTTATTCTACTCCCTCCAAACACTGGATAAAACCTACTGCAGTGGTTGCCAAGCTGTGGGGCAGAAGTCTTGAAAGAGCAGGGGGCCTAGACTGACAAAATTTGGCAGCCCACAACCAGTACGAGCTGCCCAACCCATGTGTTAAGGGCCAGCCTGTGCAACCCTACTTTAGACTTATAGTATAGTGTCTATTAGAGCCATTTCAAGTGTGTGGCCTGTTATGGGATAATGGGAACCCAACCAAATGTTCAGCTGCAAATGGGAAGCCTAAACCCAAAAAGTCTCAAGAACTCTTCCATACAATGTAGATATAAAACATGTGATTTTTGCAAAGTTACAGTATCCAGAAATCCTGAGGTTGTAGATCACTACTTTTATACATAGGGTTATGGCACTCTGGGGTCACCTCTCTTTGACTAGAGTGAGGAGAGCTATTTATTTAAGACTGGAGCAACCATATTTTATCTAGGGGACAATAAATTAATCCATGGGCAAATAAATCATTTCTTTTACTTTCAGCACTTACACTTGATATACCTATGCCTTTTGCAAAAACTGCCTGATATGTGTGTATGTGGAGGGGACAGGGTATAAGCTTTCCAGAGCAGAGACATGATCCATCACTGTCCCCGCTGTGCTCCAGCCCCACCACCTGCAGGCAAGGACAGAGGTCACACTGGAGGGTTAAATGCCAGGTCACAAGCCATTTAGCAACAGGCATTAGACAGCAGACACAAGGCTAGGAAATCATTCAAGTAGAAAAGAATTGCTTCTGTTTACAGGAGTTTCTAATTAATAATCCAATTGTAATACTTTTGGAAAAGtgaaatcaatatatttacgcaGTAGCTTGTAGCTCAGAGCTAACTATACAAAAAAAGGGAATTTATAATTAGTGAAATATACTCCTTTTATAAGGGCTTACAGATTATTAGTTAGCATTGTAAGTAGTAATGTATTTATCTATTcttcatactgtatattgtatagcAATAGTACGTGCTGTAGTCTTGTCAACAAACCAATGAAAAAGGAGGAGAGATTCAGGTTTATAGAGcaaatgcaaatgtaataaaacaggaaGGTAAAAGTGCCCGCTCATAGGCTGTATATTGTAGAATTACATTACTTATTACACTTAGttccatttttcatttatttttcaaactGTATGATTATTGTTGACAAGCGAACTAGGCACTCAAATTCTGAAGCACAGCCAAAAGGAACACCAGATGAATTACTGTGATCAGCACATGTATCATCAGCAAGtccaaatttgttttatttatgcaaAACCACATATATTCACTATATGACCTTTATAGCAGTGCTAATAAACCTATTTCCCTCTTGTTCACTCTCCTTGCACTTTGACTACCAAGTGACTATCTTTTGAAGGACCATTTATTACTGGTGGGAAATTTAATGGGTGTAGGTTTCTAGGGTCcctatcattcatttttttttcttcatattttgtttttcacaGCGGTGAGAAACGACAGaaacaagaagaagaaggaaataaAAGAGGAGGTGGTGGTACCAGACAGCTATGAGATGCCCCCGGAAATGGAAGAGCTTATTCAGAAAGTCAGCAAAGCACATCAAGAAACCTTTCCTTCTCTCTGCCAGCTAGGCAAATACACCACGGTAAGAACCCTCTCGGCGGGCTTTGAACACTAGCCTCCTTGTCTCACTGTGAGTTCGGACCATCCTATTCATAGCAGGCTCGCTTTCTTGTTTGGTATGTGGTAGAACATGGTTCTGATGAAACAACTCCAGCATTTGTATTACTGATTCATTGAACTAACAGCCACAAGTGTGTGTAGTGGATTTTAATGGCAGTTaagatttaaaaaacacaaatctcTTGTGAATGTAAATGGATATACATCTTAAGATGTTGTGTGCTTTTAAGTAAGCAGGCGTTAATTGCTGTATATCTGTTCCTTCAGAACTCCAGTGCTGATCACAGGGTACAGTTGGACTTGGGCTTGTGGGATAAATTCAGTGAACTGTCCACCAAGTGTATCATTAAGATTGTGGAGTTTGCCAAACGTTTGCCTGGATTCACCACATTGACCATCGCTGACCAAATCACCCTATTGAAATCTGCCTGCCTTGATATTCTGGTAAGAAGAATTCTCAGCCTGTGGGACAGTAATATATTTGCCCATAATAAAGCTAATCTTTACCTTAACTAAGACTTGTCCTCCACTGTAAATATATCATCAGTTTAGTGGTTAAAAGCTATAGAGCCATAAAGCATATCTCGGTTAAGAAAATGTCTGCTGTCTTCTGTACCCCCACCCTAATTCTAAAAACTCTTTAATAAAAATCTatgctaaaaaaagaaaatatctgcATGTTATATGACTTACAGGCAACCAAGGACTGGATCACCACAGGGTTCTGTAAAATGCCAATAGCTCTATACCACAAATGCACCATTGCATTCCTCAGCTCCTTTGATATCTAAGCAAACCATGATCTTGTTCCATAAAACCTGCTGCCACGTGTGGCATTACCCATAGGTAGGGTAACTGCTTTGGTCAGTAACCCTATGGGCCAATATACTGAGTAATTGCCATTAGATGTCTGCCTGTATGTGACCACCTTTGTGGGGGAGCTTAGTAACCATTTAATATAGAAAAGTTTAAGAGGCTATTATGCCaatggaaatatatacatttttatgtctGGTATGCTTACAGTCAAAATGCCATTAATAACCTGTGCAAGCatgtaaaataattgtattttctaTTACAGATGCTACGGATTTGCACACGCTACACTCCTGAACAAGACACCATGACCTTCTCAGATGGCCTTACTCTAAACCGTACCCAGATGCACAATGCCGGGTTTGGGCCTCTTACAGACCTGGTTTTTGCATTTGCAGACCAGCTACTCCCATTAGAAATGGATGACACAGAGACTGGACTTCTGAGCGCCATCTGTTTAATTTGTGGAGGTATTACAACTTTGTCAAGTTCCTTGAATTTGGCTGAGGGCTCCTGCCTAAAGGCCAACTGAGAGTTAATTAAAGTGAATATGAATATCGAGAAATGTGATGAAACCTGTTTGAGATTCCTTGATACTTAAGAGGTATGGTTTGCATGTGATTTCTTAACAGATCGGATGGATTTAGAGGAGCCAGAGAAAGTGGAGAAGCTACAAGAACCACTTCTTGAGGCCCTGAAGTTTTATGCTCGTCGGCGAAGGCCTGACAAACCTTACATGTTTCCTCGTATGCTTATGAAAATCACTGACCTGCGCGGGATCAGTACAAAAGGTAACTTACCAAATAAGCAGTACCAGTAAGGATTAAGTAGATATATTAATGTATTAAAGCATGCTAGCAAGAAGTGGCTGGTATAAAATAATGGCTATAACAACAGAAAAAGCAAGCAGTGTGACACTAATGAGTGTACAGAGGTTAAAAATATGCTAATCCTGGATAAAAGGGGAGCTGTGCAAGCAGTATACTAGTGGTGGTTAACAGGCAGCTTTGAAGAGCAAGCAGTGTAgtaaggctaaggacccatgaAGCAAGTTAGTTGCCCGCAAAAGATCGCTGCTACCGCTCACGACTAACcactgaaatgcctttccaccggcaacaataggagttgccggtggaaaggcagaCTCATTGcttcggctttctgaagtcacTCAAAGTtatctcctgcaggcaactttgcgcaactttgtaAAGCTGAAGTGATGTGTTGCCCTTTCCACCGTCAATTCCCATTGTTGCCGTATTTTAATACTTGGTACATGGGATATTTGTAGGAAGTAACAAAGCCCAACAAACTTTGAGGGAGGTACTTTTCACCAGGTAACAGGAGGTACTATGTAACAGCTAGCAGGAGTTACTATTTACCAGGTAGCAGGAATTTGGCAAGGGGTAACTAGTGAGGTGTTTGATTGGGGCACACAATATACAAAAGAGCGATTGAGGGACAGTGTACTGGAACACTTTGCTTGACACTCTTGACTCTAACATGTATAATGTGTGACAGGTGCTGAGCGAGCAATCACATTGAAGATGGAGATACCAGGACCAATGCCTCCGTTGATTCGTGAGATGCTGGAGAATCCTGAAGCCTTTGAAGATGGTGCTGAGACCCCTAAACCCAGCGAGCGTCCCTCCAGTGAGAGTAGTGATGGAAGTCCCACAGAAGAAGATAGCAGTGGCTCCAAGACCCCCTAATTGTCCTTGAGATACTGGGGAAAAGATATCCCAAAGCCAAAACACTTTGTATGAGCCACATCAGTTCTACCCATTATATGAGGCATTCTGGGGTACCTCAAATCAAAGCAGGGTTCTGTAACCATTCTAGTGGCTCAATAGTGCTCTTATGTACTGAGGCAAAAAGCCTTCCTCTTTAAGAGGTTGACTGGAATAGACTGTGTTCTAACATCTTTTCCTGAGGACCCTGGAGATTCTTATGCGTTCCTTTGCCATGTCAGGCAGCTGAAATGTCTAAAGACTCGTTGCAGTACAAGCGCAGAAGTCCCTGATGTTACAGGAGAACTTGGATATTTCTAAGGAGTCTTCTCCACCCTCAGCATTTTGCCAAAGATTATGATGACCTTTGACCCtccaaaaagagaaataaaaggtCTTGCAGCTGAATGGCACAAGCATCTCAAGTAGAATAATACCAGCAGCAGAGAGACGGCCTTTATCTCTGAATGGGTCTGAAGCACATTGCtcggtgtgtgtgtgtacatatgcatatacatattaatatacaagcacacacatttatatataaatatatacacacatgtatgtatgtgcgttattaaatatatttgctattgcattgtttttatgcttttttttccattggcTGAAACGAGGTCATATGACTATAAATAAAGCCTGTTAATCATTTGCAATGACATCATTGAATGTGCGTTGAAGTATGAAATATTTTGCACAATAGAAGACACATTTTTCAGCATTTGGTACAATAACATACATTAATGTAATACAGTGTATAACCTAACCATGGTGGAACTGAAAGTATACCCCAAAACACTCCTATTCATTTATACTTCATGTTACTGAACTTTTGTAGCCATTTTGATGGGACCATATGGGGGCAATTCTGGATGCTTAAAATAATCCCAGGATGCTAAACATTGTGTAATTTTGTAACTTGCAATAAATTAAATGCATACGTGCATTCCCTGTATATTGCCTTATCTTAGGTATTGCAGTAACCTTAGACCTTGGAGCCATGCAAAGCATACTGGGGCCCAGCCTAGCCATGGAATCCATAGTCATGTTTGATTGTCATCATCATTTCAATGTAATTTGGGCTACTGGCCCACCTTGCAGTGTCAAATCGAAAAATTCCTGTTACCCTTCTATACTCTTGCTTTAATAATCTTTCACAAAAACCCAGTAGGAACATGCTCCCACACTTTATTATGGCCTGTAAAGAGATGTGTTATACTAGCATGGGATTTCCCACAAAGAAGAAttctataggaaaaaaataatgtaaattgtccCTTTATTGGAAAAATGTGCCTGATTGTAATTATTCATATTTCAGTGTGATGTGGTGGTGTCTTACACAATAATTCATATGGGAGTGTGGTGCCTCAGCCATGAGATTAATTCATATCCCAGTATAGAGGTTTAGCAATAGGCTCTGCTTACACATTACATTTCATTCTTTCTCTTGTACTAATTCACACCCCAGTGTGGAGACTTGCAGTCCTCTTAACCAGTGTGGGGCCTAGCCCTGAGACTGGCTTATAATGATGAGTTTTATTTCAGTATGAATAACCACTTGATATTCATATATTGCCTTTGCTGTTGGCTTTTATACAGGTGCGCTGCTGCCATTTACTAGGGGCTTTTTGACGCCCTTAGTAAATTGCCAGGCACTGCACCACTTGGCAATTTATTAGGGGTGgaaaaaagccactcctggtcaTTTAAAGAACCAAAATCCagattttaaaatcagaattttggctcttctagtgcagagagcgctattgcatATGGCATCAGATGTCCAAACACATGCAACAAATCATATGTAGTCACAtgtataaaaatactgtatattgggactgatacaaaaatcagatgtgtaaactacatgtaaTGCGAGCTTGGCATGCTGCATCATAATACATTGACTGTCGGGTGTAGCAGCAGGAACACTACATCCAGCTTTGTCTGATCCAacgttacattacattacagcctatggagatcagatttattaggatcctacaaaatctcttgCTGTTGCATGAAGCATTAGATTAAACCTGTCCCACAAAATCAGCTGAAAAACGCTTGTGGAGATTAGTCCTAAGACCGCTTTCAGATTTTGTCTGTCACAGGACATTTTAGATGAAATTTTAATTacactttttttaaattagtcTTTGTCTCTTACTTTGTCTTTGTCAATCTTTTATCAGGTGACTCTACTGTACTGTACTTGTACTAATGAATATTGATTGTGCTTTTTAGAAGAGAGATCTCCTGTCCCCTTTAAAGGCCAGTATGGTAGAACACACACTTTATCATAATTTTAGTTAGCTTCGTTAATTCTTAATCTCCCTCAGGTAGGCATATTGGGGAAACATCCGCTCATTTGGGGATCTCGCCAAATGAGTTAATCTTATGATATATGGCTGCCTTTACAGTCAGTTTTATTCCATCTTAACATTTACAGTCATGGTACCAGGCCAGGACttggattcagaataggccctgacttttcaagtacacagaggcccaaacagcccccaccagcccaataaatagtgagtgtctatggcatcttacagcagcccctctagtatTTGCCaaaatacacagattgccagtctgggcctgcatggTAGGATTCAACCAAGTCTAATGTGGCTCTGAATATATAAATGCAACACTTATATGGCTGGGTAATGAAATCCCAATGGGCAGCTGTGCCAACAGAACCTTGCCTGGACTTTTAAAGAAAGGATTGAGTGGGTGTGGAAGCAGGTTTTTCAAGCCTCAGTCTCTAGCTAGAGAAAGGCGCAATTACCATAGTGCCATGTCTGCGGGCGTTGGTGGGGGGGAAAGCTGGCTTTGTCTTTAACACCTTCAGCTATAAAGAGAACATGTAGGTACTGGCAGGGAGGAGGCTGGAAACTACAGACATATGTCAGGAAATTAACAATTACAAAATGCATCTTTATTGTTTTGCACTTATTAATAATAAAGTTTATTCAGTCTCCTTAAACAAGATTCCTCTAACTAGAATAACTCCCAGGCAGCTGGGTGCACCCGCTTTGGCCCTGGTAGTTACACTACTGTGGGTGCCAGTTTAAAAGCACTACATTGTTGGACTGGTATAGACAGGCACTTGGTCATGCTTTCAACACTCTGTGTGGGAGGAGGATATCAAGATTGTAATCCTGTGTCAATCATTCGAATAATACAGCTCTGCAATACCCATAGCAGGAAACAGGGCATCATCTTTATATATGTATGACTGTTGCCACTATCTGCATCACATATGTTTATACAACTTCTTAATTATATGTGCTTTAAACAAATTaataactatatttttattttaatgtggaACAGATGTTGAGTATTTTTGGCCACTGTGTCATTGCCATTGCAGAGGTCTCTCATCTGATTTAGAAACCCAGTGTCCAGGCTGGTTCTTTCTATTGGCAAAAGTATTCCTGCATTCTAGCAGGCCAGTAACTAGGGATAGCAGACACGCAtgtgcccagactggcaatctttgcTTTAGTTTGAGATGGCATAGATTTATCCAGGAGGTAAATCTGGATATCAACACCATGCAACTGAATCAAATGTATGGATGAACAAGGAGAAAAGGACTATATAGTCTTGATGCACCTTAACCTTCGTAAGTATACAAAACTAAAATGGATGGATTAGAAAGGTGAGATATGCGGCTTGGTTTCTCATAACAAGAGACTCTGCATTAGAAAGAAACCTTTGGTTGCATCAACTACAAGAGTGTGGAGAGAATAGTTATTTGGATTTGGGAACCTGAGGATCATTTGCAAGGCCACAAATGACCAGCGTCTACTGTTAGCCCCCATAAAAGGCATATTGTTTAAAGGTACATCAAAAATTATGGTTGCAACTCTATCATTAAAGGCCCTAATCTAAGTCATCCAACTACAGGAAAAAAATACAGCAGAGAACCTGTGATATGTGTTCTGCTAGTTTTGCAGTATTTGTTCTGAAATGGCCTTCAGGCATGAAAGCAAAACTATTAGAGCTGTGAATACTAGGATCAagaccagtggctcataagcaacacgttgctcgccaccccctttgatgttgcttccagtggccctAAACTGGGTGtccattttttcaatttgaaaatTTTCACATCTgggtgtggctcacaaataaaagaggttggggatccctggtttagagaGTATCTACCCTAAGGGGAT
This sequence is a window from Xenopus tropicalis strain Nigerian chromosome 2, UCB_Xtro_10.0, whole genome shotgun sequence. Protein-coding genes within it:
- the rarg gene encoding retinoic acid receptor gamma isoform X1, whose protein sequence is MANSSKERLCGAGAPLGHSNGFPPSVYPFAFSGGIRRSPPFEVLANGGFFRSFPTDLPKEMASLCAAHEYLLQREQIVQQILKALTMGAAERSAHSDCISTVETQSTSSEEMVPSSPSPPPPPRVYKPCFVCNDKSSGYHYGVSSCEGCKGFFRRSIQKNMVYTCHRDKNCQINKVTRNRCQFCRLQKCFQVGMSKEAVRNDRNKKKKEIKEEVVVPDSYEMPPEMEELIQKVSKAHQETFPSLCQLGKYTTNSSADHRVQLDLGLWDKFSELSTKCIIKIVEFAKRLPGFTTLTIADQITLLKSACLDILMLRICTRYTPEQDTMTFSDGLTLNRTQMHNAGFGPLTDLVFAFADQLLPLEMDDTETGLLSAICLICGDRMDLEEPEKVEKLQEPLLEALKFYARRRRPDKPYMFPRMLMKITDLRGISTKGAERAITLKMEIPGPMPPLIREMLENPEAFEDGAETPKPSERPSSESSDGSPTEEDSSGSKTP
- the rarg gene encoding retinoic acid receptor gamma isoform X5, translated to MYDCMEAFPLMPRPLYDMSPQGPCMLRKAGCFGGLDPFGWMQSHSMQSVETQSTSSEEMVPSSPSPPPPPRVYKPCFVCNDKSSGYHYGVSSCEGCKGFFRRSIQKNMVYTCHRDKNCQINKVTRNRCQFCRLQKCFQVGMSKEAVRNDRNKKKKEIKEEVVVPDSYEMPPEMEELIQKVSKAHQETFPSLCQLGKYTTNSSADHRVQLDLGLWDKFSELSTKCIIKIVEFAKRLPGFTTLTIADQITLLKSACLDILMLRICTRYTPEQDTMTFSDGLTLNRTQMHNAGFGPLTDLVFAFADQLLPLEMDDTETGLLSAICLICGDRMDLEEPEKVEKLQEPLLEALKFYARRRRPDKPYMFPRMLMKITDLRGISTKGAERAITLKMEIPGPMPPLIREMLENPEAFEDGAETPKPSERPSSESSDGSPTEEDSSGSKTP
- the rarg gene encoding retinoic acid receptor gamma isoform X2, which codes for MANSSKERLCGAGAPLGHSNGFPPSVYPFAFSGGIRRSPPFEVLANGGFFRSFPTDLPKEMASLSHEYLLQREQIVQQILKALTMGAAERSAHSDCISTVETQSTSSEEMVPSSPSPPPPPRVYKPCFVCNDKSSGYHYGVSSCEGCKGFFRRSIQKNMVYTCHRDKNCQINKVTRNRCQFCRLQKCFQVGMSKEAVRNDRNKKKKEIKEEVVVPDSYEMPPEMEELIQKVSKAHQETFPSLCQLGKYTTNSSADHRVQLDLGLWDKFSELSTKCIIKIVEFAKRLPGFTTLTIADQITLLKSACLDILMLRICTRYTPEQDTMTFSDGLTLNRTQMHNAGFGPLTDLVFAFADQLLPLEMDDTETGLLSAICLICGDRMDLEEPEKVEKLQEPLLEALKFYARRRRPDKPYMFPRMLMKITDLRGISTKGAERAITLKMEIPGPMPPLIREMLENPEAFEDGAETPKPSERPSSESSDGSPTEEDSSGSKTP
- the rarg gene encoding retinoic acid receptor gamma isoform X4 — translated: MANSSKERLCGAGAPLGHSNGFPPSVYPFAFSGGIRRSPPFEVLANGGFFRSFPTDLPKEMASLSVETQSTSSEEMVPSSPSPPPPPRVYKPCFVCNDKSSGYHYGVSSCEGCKGFFRRSIQKNMVYTCHRDKNCQINKVTRNRCQFCRLQKCFQVGMSKEAVRNDRNKKKKEIKEEVVVPDSYEMPPEMEELIQKVSKAHQETFPSLCQLGKYTTNSSADHRVQLDLGLWDKFSELSTKCIIKIVEFAKRLPGFTTLTIADQITLLKSACLDILMLRICTRYTPEQDTMTFSDGLTLNRTQMHNAGFGPLTDLVFAFADQLLPLEMDDTETGLLSAICLICGDRMDLEEPEKVEKLQEPLLEALKFYARRRRPDKPYMFPRMLMKITDLRGISTKGAERAITLKMEIPGPMPPLIREMLENPEAFEDGAETPKPSERPSSESSDGSPTEEDSSGSKTP
- the rarg gene encoding retinoic acid receptor gamma isoform X3, whose protein sequence is MANSSKERLCGAGAPLGHSNGFPPSVYPFAFSGGIRRSPPFEVLANGGFFRSFPTDLPKEMASLSLTMGAAERSAHSDCISTVETQSTSSEEMVPSSPSPPPPPRVYKPCFVCNDKSSGYHYGVSSCEGCKGFFRRSIQKNMVYTCHRDKNCQINKVTRNRCQFCRLQKCFQVGMSKEAVRNDRNKKKKEIKEEVVVPDSYEMPPEMEELIQKVSKAHQETFPSLCQLGKYTTNSSADHRVQLDLGLWDKFSELSTKCIIKIVEFAKRLPGFTTLTIADQITLLKSACLDILMLRICTRYTPEQDTMTFSDGLTLNRTQMHNAGFGPLTDLVFAFADQLLPLEMDDTETGLLSAICLICGDRMDLEEPEKVEKLQEPLLEALKFYARRRRPDKPYMFPRMLMKITDLRGISTKGAERAITLKMEIPGPMPPLIREMLENPEAFEDGAETPKPSERPSSESSDGSPTEEDSSGSKTP